In the genome of Acanthopagrus latus isolate v.2019 chromosome 4, fAcaLat1.1, whole genome shotgun sequence, the window aaaaagttgaaaatgtgactgataaatgctcatcacaattttccAACAGTTCAGAACCCAAATTCTCATGATTTACTATCAATTAATGACAAGAGCTGCAAATCGTTCACGTTTAGGAAGCTAGAACcggcaaatatttgacatttttaatgcaaaaatgacTGATATGATTAACCAATGATCAACTCATATTCCTACGATCGACTAATGGATTGATCGCCTAATCATTGAAGCTCCCCAGACATAATGTCTGTAGACAACGGGCTGAGAAAGGAATTTATTGGATTTTAAGGTTATCCCAAACTTTATCAGGAGCAGAGGCACCGCAGTGAAttctgacagagcagcaggaccAGACAGCCTGAGATGTATCATGTCAGTGAATAAAATGGCTTTGCTGTGGATAACTTTACttgcatcagtttttttttccctccagccATTACTGCAGTCAGGACAGGACAGTGACAGGAGGATCAAGTGATCTGCCAAATACAAAGAGCTCGCTGACAATGTAGATTTTCTAATTGGTGCCCCTGGCTGACATTGAAGTGTTACAGTGCACTCCGCGCAGGTGAATCATAACACGATGTGAGTGATAGGTGTGCTAAATGCTGGTTTTAATGACTGCTGAAATCCTTAAAGGTTTAGGTTGTTCTACCTCGGATCACACGAAACCTAATCGGTATTTACAAACAAATGGACGTTACGTAACTTCGCACCGCTGCGGCAAAGACTCCTCACAGGGCGAGTCCGGGCTCACAATCACAAATTTGGCTTAATTCAATGTAGTTATGGACACAATTCAAGTGTTTCACAGTTAATTTAGAGGGAATTACTTTAGTGGAGCGGGGCGAACCAGTGTTAGCATTATCCGCTCCTAGCAGAGTTAGCCCACAAGCTAACGTTCACTAGCTCGCTAATAGCGGcaggtccgtgtgtgtgtgttttttctctcccagtgaCAGCTAGCACCAGCTAACCGGGCTAACTGAACCCGTTTTCGAAAGTCCGACTTCAAAGCTCATCAAAAACGACACGTAACACAAATTAACATTGTAGTAACTGTTTCCTGGCTGTATAGTGAACATAATTCGAAGAGTTGTTATAATTATAAGTGGAAAAACTTACCAGATGGCGGCCGGTTTGCCGGAGTAAAAAACGAACGATCGACTGAACGCTAAAGAATGCAATAAACCAGGAAGTGAGCTCGCTGATTACGTCACACGACTTCCGCTCCAGAGTGTGACTACTTCCGTGTTGACCCACGTTTTCACGTTTCTCACTGGAGAGCACAACTACACGCCGatacaagaaaaaaacttgttttttaacaggCACAATGAGGCCACtaacagaagaagagacgaaGACGATGTTTGAGAAGCTGTCAAAATAGTAAGTAAACCCGGAGGACATTTTGTTCGCCTGCTAAGATTCAAATGCTATGGAACTTGTTAGCATACCTGTTAGCTTGACGTGTGAGCCGTGTCTTCTCCCCTCAACAGCATCGGGGAAAACATCAAGCTTCTCGTGGACCGACCTGACGGTACCTACTGTTTCAGGCTACAGAACGACCGTGTGTACTACATGAGGTAATGTGGCATACATTTAAATACACGAGCTCTATCTGTCAAGTTATTCCACTTCCAGAAATGAACGTGTCCTCGTTTTCCACCCCACAGTGAAAAAATTCTTAAGTTGGCCACAAACATTTCCCGGGACAAGCTCGTGTCAGTGGGAACATGTTTTGGGAAGTTCACAAAGACCACCAAGTTCCGCCTGCACATCACAGCTCTGGACTTCTTGGCTCCCTATGCAAAGGTGACCATGGGTGCATCCCATTGCTCTTCTTTATGTCTCTGCCGCCATCATTTgcattctctcctctctcctttgctCGTATCAGTGGAGGTAGCATCAAGAGatgcacatattttttaaaatttatttatcTGATATGACTTTTAAAACCTTACAGGAAGAGCAGCGTCACCTGTGCTGACACAGGACCTGCTTGCTAGATGGTATATTGGAAGATGCCACTCTCTAGCTGTATATGCAGGTTTCCACTGACATATTTGTTGGTACAAAGAAATGACAACCTCTGACCTCTATATGGCAACACATTGTCAGATTTAGCAGTAATTACCAATAGTGAGAATCTGTATGCAGGTGGTATCTGCCATTAATGTCTTTAGAAGCCATACGGCCGAGAATGTCAGCATAATAGGACTTTTACTGCACACAATTTGACTTAGTATAGTAGGCCAGTCGCTGACTCAAAAACAACTAGAGCTAAAGCTCTGATATTGAATATTGATGTCACTCAATCTGAGTTAAAATTTATTCTCCGTTTGAGTTGGGCCCTGCACGTTTAAACCTGCTACAGTCAAAGCAAGCTTGGGTCATTTTGAAGCTATCCTATATGTATAGATATAAATTATGGCTATTTTAAAACATGATCATTAAATATTACTTCCATTGTTATTCAGTCTATGCTGCATTGCTTTTTGATCAATTACATTAACCCATGATAACAAAACACTGATCCTATGGGCAGTAGCACTTGTGCATACAGCCAGCCCcctgttttcattcataaaaaaataaaagtggaagCATTACATGTCTATCATTAAGTCAGGAAAATTCATGCACATGTGTATAACTTGAAGGCTTCTGTCCTGTCATCAGTTCAAGGTATGGGTGAAACCCGGAGCAGAGCAGTCTTACCTCTATGGGAATCACGTGCTAAAGTCTGGCCTTGGCAGAATCACTGAGAACACGAATCAGTACCAGGGTGTCGTGGTCTACTCTATGGCAGATGTGCCCCTGGTAAGTTTTGAAAACTGATGACACCACACACATTGCTATGTCAAGTGCTTATATCAAAACGAGCTCTTTGAAAAAGCTCAGAACAATTTATTTGCTAGTGTAACTCTGgaggacacatttcattttagatTGTATGACAGATTGTCATCTCTGTCCGTGTTCACTGATGGGATTtctgaaactgtgttttatttctcagggTTTTGGCGTGGCAGCCAAGTCCACTCAGGAGTGTCGGCGAGTGGATCCCATGTCCATCGTCGTGTTCCACCAGGCCGATGTGGGAGAGTACATTAGGAATGAGGACACATTGACATAAAGATGCATCAACAGCTGGACTGTCACATGCCCCTTTTCTTGACACATTTAATGCCCAGGAACATTCACTGAAATTCACCGCTGCGGTTTGTTTTAATAGAAATGGTTGGATTGAAGTGTCTGGTCTAGGGCATCTCAACAGCAGATGCTACAGTTGGTCCATATTTCCAATTTACAGTCTAAGGACTGCAACAAAGACCTCTCTGGACTCACCTTGGGATACTGCTTATATGCTGTCTGAAGGATTCTCTTGTTACGACACCTCCCGATACCTTCACTCAGGCTCCAAGTCAAATCTTGTCAAAATGAAGGGGaatgcttttctgtgtttctcttttgtaaATGTCACCCTTCAAATAAATCCACATTgtctttgtaaaaatgtgtctttgtgagcTTGCTACTGTATGCAGGGCTACAGTGAATATGATTATCAGACACCAATCCAGTTTTTTAATGAACTTCAATTTAATGAACTTTGAACATGATAAAGGAGTTACCTTTAATATTTTTCAACCCGGACTCCATTTTCCAACATTTGTGTCTAAGTGCCTCATGGCGACAAgacttttttaaatctgttgaGTGAAGCAACCATGACGCATGTTGCAAAGTAATCCCTCTGGGTGACAATGCTGTAAAAATACAACTGAAAATGCTTCCGCAACTTCCCTACACACAGACCTTGTCAGTAGAAACTACCTGAAATATTGCTGAACTGCAAGATGGCCAAGTGTTACATTTAATTTGcagaagctgcatttttttttttttttaatcaaggtAAACTGTGAAAGGTGTTTCCAATTTCCAAAATTGTTGCCCCATTAAATCactcagacacagaaacatggtcaaggtttaaaaacacagaatctACCATTGAATGTACaaaaagtggtaaaaaaaaaatgaaaagaaaagaaaaagtgcctTGTCCTTTTGGAGTCCTCTCAGaccattttcagctttttcagtgTGCGCCACCGGTCCTTAAGGTTGATATTTGTTCGATTCTCGAAGGTGTAATAGGACTTAATCTTACTCCAGTTGCCCTCTCCGAATTTTCGGACCCCttctttcagctgctgtgtctcaCTCTCAGTCCACCTCTGCAATATAACAGGAACATGAGGTCACTTAGTTTTCTGCTATTTCAGCACACCAGCACAAGACAGACAACAtaacttcattttatttttgtcagcgTTGATGCATGATAGTTCAGCTGACTATACTGAGAAGTCTGCTTGCATGGAACTTTGATCAGCTGCTAACACTGTCTGACATATGAAAGCTATGAAAGCACAAGTCTTTTTGGAGGCCAGAAGCAAACCAAACTCAAGCTATCCTTTCTACGTCAGTGTTTTCTGATTGTAGTTTGATATTCCAATAACTCGTGAGTGTAGCCAACTTTAAGGAGATCTGACAAAAATGCAAGCACCCCAACaaatctgtttcttcttttttgactTTTAGATATTACAAATCTAAGTCTTGTCACACTTACCCTCTTCCTGTGGCCTGAGTTTGAAATGTTGCTCTCGTTGTGTGATCCTtccagggggggaaaaaaaggatacATTACTCgttgaacattttttaaactagaTGTATAAAGGATTAGTAAGAAGCAGACATTtgataagataaaatattaCCGCTATTCTTTTCAGAGATGAACAAACAGTCCTCCTCATCCCATGTTTCCTTACTCTCCTTAGCATTATTGAACAGCGTTTTCCtgtgaacaaaagaaaaagttattttcatgcTTCATAATGCTAATTCAAAAAAAGCTgtgaataacaaaaacaaagagctgcattttaaataatcaaGGGCATGCTGTTTAAATAAACAGGTCACTTTGATGTGGGTTTGTAAAACTTGTAGGGATGCACGCTTAAGTGCTATTGCGATATAATTCATGGTTGATCACAATTTTCATTGTCATTGAAAACCTTGTAAAATCATGATGCTGTAGAgtttccaaacaaacatgttttcttacatctggcGAACAAGCTTTGTAGGTCAAGCACAGgtctttaaaacactgttttctaCAAATAATGGCAGTTCTTGCACTTATAGCGATTGAAATTATTTTGGGattaactgtgcagccctaATTGTTTATAATGAAACTTGAAGGAAAGAACAAAATGACTACTGGTAGGAATGCAAATACACAGGAACTTTTGACTTACTCAATTTGACAAAAATCATATTGTAGAATTGTGGTCGACTGATAGTGGATCTTCTAAAGCTGAAATAATTATAGCTGGGAGTAGGATAAAAccgaaatttaaaaaataaaatatatataaatataattaaaatggaGAGTATTTTTGTTGGTGAAATCTACAACATAATCATCCATATTCATGTGtgaaatattattaattaattcattgaaCATTcttattactttatttttattaaaccTTATTAGAACAGTTGAACTGAACATTAAGGTCATCTCTTCCTCTAGGCCATCCACCCTCTCTGTGAAAAGTTACAGTGAAACTCTGGCTTAGTGCTGTTACTATAATAGAGGAACTTCAGAGACGTGCAGGACACAGTCTTTAATTTGAGTTGAAAAGCTAGCAGTAGCTGTCTGTTTGACATCAAGTCACAAGATCTAGAAACATGATTTAGTGGATTACATTCTGTTGCACATCCTGTTACAATGTTACATACCACTCTTGCAAACATTAATGTTCGTGCATATTCCCGGGGTAAGGAGGATCCTAAAGTGTGACTTTATTTCATGAATAGATGGACAGTTACATGGTTGGATTATTTGGAGGAGATAACAAGTAGAGTATTTTAACAGAATGGTTTCTgttcctgcctgcctggctgcctATAGAGACCTGTCCCT includes:
- the nip7 gene encoding 60S ribosome subunit biogenesis protein NIP7 homolog; the encoded protein is MRPLTEEETKTMFEKLSKYIGENIKLLVDRPDGTYCFRLQNDRVYYMSEKILKLATNISRDKLVSVGTCFGKFTKTTKFRLHITALDFLAPYAKFKVWVKPGAEQSYLYGNHVLKSGLGRITENTNQYQGVVVYSMADVPLGFGVAAKSTQECRRVDPMSIVVFHQADVGEYIRNEDTLT